The Exiguobacterium mexicanum genome includes a window with the following:
- a CDS encoding potassium channel family protein — MHIFFRVWRGLSKLSFLNVVLASLVIILTGTVLGFVLEPETFPSMFDSFWWTMTTLTTVGYGDFFPTSVAGRWLGIFLFLFGIGIIGALIGKLVEVGATFQRLKREGKLVYRGEGHYVYIGWSPKTKKAIDEVLIYEPKAEIVLIDQLKEEPYDHDNVHFVHGDASDEAVLLQANILKARRVAIFADARITETLLADGKSLLIASAVEALSSERGVDLHTVVEVCEERNISKFKYVRIDDFILANDSVSLLMAKATLQPGTTSIFRQLLSKQSGGNIQALAPKPEWTTIRDAAESLLHQGVTLIAVNDRLDYATVLDTPLQASDMLYIVCHDDSWERLNQGGI; from the coding sequence GTGCATATCTTTTTTCGTGTCTGGCGCGGGTTATCGAAATTATCGTTTTTGAACGTCGTCCTGGCATCGCTCGTCATCATCTTGACGGGTACCGTCCTCGGGTTTGTGCTCGAGCCGGAGACGTTCCCGTCGATGTTCGACTCATTCTGGTGGACGATGACGACGCTCACGACCGTCGGATACGGTGACTTTTTCCCGACATCGGTCGCGGGACGTTGGCTCGGGATTTTCTTGTTCCTGTTCGGGATCGGGATTATCGGGGCTTTGATTGGAAAACTCGTTGAAGTCGGTGCGACGTTTCAACGGTTAAAACGGGAGGGGAAGTTAGTGTATCGAGGAGAAGGGCATTACGTCTATATCGGCTGGTCGCCGAAGACGAAAAAGGCAATTGATGAAGTGCTCATCTATGAGCCAAAGGCTGAGATCGTCTTAATCGATCAGTTGAAGGAAGAACCGTACGACCACGACAACGTCCACTTCGTCCACGGTGACGCGTCGGATGAGGCCGTACTCTTGCAGGCCAATATTTTAAAGGCGCGCCGGGTCGCCATCTTCGCGGATGCCCGCATCACGGAGACACTCCTCGCCGACGGGAAATCATTGCTCATCGCGTCAGCGGTCGAAGCGCTCTCGTCTGAACGCGGCGTCGATTTGCATACGGTCGTCGAGGTGTGCGAAGAACGGAACATCTCGAAATTCAAATACGTCCGAATCGACGACTTTATTCTCGCGAACGACTCGGTGTCACTCCTCATGGCGAAAGCGACGCTGCAGCCGGGGACGACATCGATTTTCCGTCAGCTGCTTAGTAAACAGTCAGGCGGCAACATCCAGGCGCTCGCACCGAAACCGGAATGGACGACCATCCGGGACGCTGCGGAAAGCTTGTTGCATCAAGGCGTCACGTTAATCGCCGTCAACGACCGTCTCGATTACGCGACGGTGCTCGATACACCGCTTCAGGCGAGCGATATGCTTTACATCGTCTGTCACGATGACTCGTGGGAGCGACTGAACCAAGGAGGAATTTGA
- a CDS encoding YfbR-like 5'-deoxynucleotidase: protein MYNGTFVRKMTRMQNVQRWDEYAPHYHDNAASHSFRVAVFSLIAAYYEENKGRDVNLLDVLGKALFHDMNEVQTGPIMHRTKKEPTLKEHIERMERTASLGLVELLSQSLRPHFYRFLVEAEDDSFEGRLVDGIDSFDAMLFVRREVGHGSPHFVAKLEEMKAALRNHPLESVRWLYEQVEAETDVATFIENVMRMDSVRRWKGRFNTIDDNDAIHGFRAAALGLFSGLLEREKYDVDVDVAELTARLLCHDLVEGVTGDVLGPVKHSTAETGAAFEAYERTESEALLSLLPDYMQPAFRRYMADSKDDTYEGMLVDMMDKLDALIKMNMERKMNGAEYEVTYREQLRKVQMRYENPSMLFFLAYILHDLDYVTS from the coding sequence ATGTATAACGGAACGTTTGTCCGCAAGATGACACGCATGCAGAACGTGCAACGATGGGACGAGTATGCACCGCATTATCATGACAATGCGGCAAGCCACAGTTTCCGCGTCGCTGTCTTCAGCTTAATCGCGGCATATTACGAAGAGAACAAAGGACGGGACGTCAACTTGCTCGACGTGCTCGGGAAGGCACTGTTCCATGATATGAACGAAGTGCAGACCGGTCCAATCATGCACCGGACGAAAAAAGAACCGACGCTCAAAGAACATATCGAACGGATGGAGCGGACGGCGAGTCTCGGACTCGTCGAGTTGTTGTCGCAGTCGCTCCGGCCGCATTTTTATCGTTTCCTCGTCGAGGCGGAGGACGACTCATTCGAAGGACGGCTCGTCGATGGAATCGATTCGTTCGACGCGATGCTGTTCGTCCGCCGGGAAGTCGGACACGGCTCGCCCCATTTCGTCGCGAAGCTTGAAGAGATGAAAGCAGCCCTGCGCAATCATCCGCTCGAATCGGTCCGCTGGCTCTATGAACAAGTCGAGGCCGAGACCGACGTGGCGACATTCATCGAGAACGTCATGCGGATGGACAGTGTCAGACGTTGGAAAGGCCGTTTCAATACAATCGACGATAACGACGCGATCCATGGATTCCGGGCGGCCGCGCTCGGGCTGTTCAGCGGCTTGTTGGAGCGCGAGAAATATGACGTCGACGTCGATGTCGCCGAACTGACGGCTCGTCTCCTTTGTCACGACCTCGTCGAAGGGGTGACCGGGGACGTGCTCGGCCCGGTGAAACATTCGACCGCCGAGACCGGTGCGGCGTTCGAGGCGTACGAACGGACCGAGAGCGAGGCGCTCTTGTCGCTCCTCCCGGACTATATGCAGCCGGCGTTCCGCCGCTATATGGCCGATTCGAAAGATGATACGTATGAAGGCATGCTCGTCGATATGATGGACAAACTCGACGCGCTCATCAAGATGAACATGGAGCGGAAGATGAACGGGGCTGAGTACGAGGTCACGTATCGGGAGCAACTTCGTAAAGTGCAGATGCGCTACGAGAACCCGAGCATGTTGTTCTTTTTAGCGTACATCTTGCACGATTTAGATTACGTCACTAGTTAA
- a CDS encoding PadR family transcriptional regulator: MPRNDTIELGELTDSMFYILLALTEARHGYLIMQFVEELTNGRIKIGPASMYTIIKKLVNAQLIEPLDGDGKKKSYVITTQGRALVAEDLKRRQAIVDDARFILDGEGHR; the protein is encoded by the coding sequence ATGCCACGTAATGACACGATCGAACTCGGAGAATTGACCGACAGCATGTTCTACATTCTCCTCGCCTTGACCGAGGCGCGTCACGGCTACTTGATTATGCAGTTCGTCGAGGAGTTGACGAACGGGCGAATCAAGATTGGCCCGGCGTCGATGTATACGATTATCAAAAAGCTCGTGAACGCACAGCTCATCGAGCCGCTCGACGGGGACGGGAAGAAGAAGAGTTATGTGATTACGACCCAAGGCCGCGCACTCGTGGCCGAGGATTTGAAACGACGGCAAGCAATCGTTGACGATGCACGCTTCATTTTAGACGGGGAGGGACACCGATGA
- a CDS encoding DUF2812 domain-containing protein codes for MKRKYMSSWGLAFAEEREMKKLGEMAARGWHLEKFAPLGYTLVEGEPMDVRYSLDYRQRPDEDYFELFAASGWEHVTSTGDEIHVFKGRPDAIPLYTDQTTTHDKYAQVERQMGKAALVFLVISIGLMLLLQLNWSGTAEAIIWIVQTLVVIGLVFTGLPYLGFLVKRKRLERDL; via the coding sequence ATGAAACGGAAATATATGTCGAGTTGGGGACTGGCGTTCGCCGAAGAGCGGGAGATGAAAAAGCTAGGGGAGATGGCAGCTCGTGGCTGGCATTTAGAGAAGTTCGCACCGCTCGGCTATACGCTCGTCGAAGGAGAGCCGATGGACGTACGCTACAGTCTCGATTACCGCCAACGGCCGGACGAAGATTACTTCGAGCTGTTCGCCGCGAGCGGTTGGGAACACGTGACATCGACCGGTGATGAGATTCATGTGTTCAAAGGTCGTCCGGATGCCATACCGCTTTACACCGATCAAACGACAACGCATGACAAATATGCGCAAGTCGAGCGGCAAATGGGGAAAGCCGCGCTCGTGTTTCTGGTCATTTCAATCGGGCTGATGCTATTGCTCCAATTAAATTGGTCGGGTACGGCCGAGGCGATCATCTGGATTGTCCAAACCCTCGTGGTGATCGGACTCGTCTTCACCGGCCTCCCGTATCTTGGTTTTCTCGTGAAGCGAAAACGATTGGAGCGTGACTTGTAA
- the amyS gene encoding alpha-amylase yields the protein MGKRRKGLAVTAGVTAIALLAGQPVAQAATPQNGTMMQYFEWYVPNDGLHWNRLSNDSQHLKDIGVTTVWIPPAYKGTSQNDVGYGAYDLYDLGEFNQKGTTRTKYGTKAQLQTAISNLRGKGIGVYGDVVMNHKGGADYTESVQAIEVNPSNRNQETSGGYGISAWTGFNFAGRNNTYSPFKWRWYHFDGTDWDQSRSLSRIYKFKSTGKEWDTDVSNENGNYDYLMYADVDFEHPEVRQEMKNWGKWYADSLGLDGFRLDAVKHISHSYLKEWVTSVRQTTGKELFTVAEYWKNDLGAINDYLYKTGYTHSVFDVPLHYNFQAAGNGGGYYDMRNILKGTVTEQHPSLSVTIVDNHDSQPGQSLESTVANWFKPLAYATIMTRGQGYPALFYGDYYGTKGTTNREIPNMSGTLQPILKARKDFAYGTQHDYLDHQDVIGWTREGVTDRAKSGLATILSDGPGGSKWMYVGKQNAGEVWKDMTNNNSRLVTINADGWGQFFVNGGSVSIYTQQ from the coding sequence ATGGGTAAAAGACGGAAAGGCTTGGCGGTGACGGCTGGTGTCACTGCGATTGCACTACTCGCTGGGCAACCGGTCGCACAGGCGGCGACGCCGCAAAACGGCACGATGATGCAGTACTTTGAGTGGTACGTCCCGAACGACGGGTTGCATTGGAATCGGTTATCGAACGACTCGCAGCACTTGAAAGACATCGGGGTGACGACAGTGTGGATCCCGCCGGCGTATAAAGGCACGTCACAGAACGATGTCGGGTATGGGGCGTACGATTTATACGACCTCGGCGAGTTCAATCAAAAAGGGACGACCCGGACGAAGTACGGCACGAAAGCCCAGCTCCAGACCGCCATCTCGAACTTGCGCGGCAAAGGCATCGGCGTCTACGGCGACGTCGTCATGAATCATAAGGGCGGTGCCGACTATACCGAGTCCGTCCAGGCAATCGAGGTCAATCCGTCGAACCGGAACCAAGAGACGTCCGGGGGGTACGGCATCTCAGCCTGGACCGGCTTCAATTTCGCGGGGCGCAACAATACATACTCTCCGTTCAAATGGCGCTGGTACCATTTTGACGGGACCGATTGGGATCAGTCACGCAGCTTGAGCCGCATCTATAAGTTCAAGAGCACGGGCAAGGAGTGGGACACGGACGTGTCGAACGAGAACGGAAACTATGACTACCTCATGTACGCGGACGTTGACTTCGAACATCCCGAGGTTCGCCAAGAGATGAAGAACTGGGGCAAATGGTACGCCGACTCGCTCGGGCTCGACGGTTTCCGGTTGGATGCGGTCAAACATATCAGCCACTCGTACTTGAAGGAGTGGGTGACGAGCGTGCGCCAGACGACCGGGAAAGAGTTGTTCACGGTCGCCGAGTATTGGAAGAATGATCTCGGTGCCATCAACGACTATCTGTACAAGACGGGCTACACGCACTCCGTCTTCGATGTGCCACTCCATTACAACTTCCAAGCGGCCGGTAACGGCGGCGGGTATTACGATATGCGAAACATCTTGAAAGGCACCGTCACCGAGCAGCATCCGTCGCTGTCCGTGACGATTGTCGATAACCACGATTCACAACCGGGCCAGTCGCTCGAGTCGACGGTCGCCAACTGGTTCAAACCGCTCGCCTACGCGACGATCATGACGCGCGGTCAAGGCTATCCGGCCCTCTTCTACGGGGACTATTATGGAACGAAAGGGACGACGAACCGTGAGATCCCGAACATGTCGGGCACGCTCCAACCGATTCTGAAGGCACGAAAAGACTTCGCCTACGGGACGCAGCATGACTATCTCGATCATCAGGACGTCATCGGCTGGACACGTGAAGGGGTGACCGACCGCGCCAAATCGGGTCTCGCGACAATCCTATCGGACGGTCCGGGCGGTTCGAAATGGATGTACGTCGGCAAACAGAACGCCGGCGAGGTATGGAAAGATATGACGAACAACAAC